From Roseibium alexandrii DFL-11, the proteins below share one genomic window:
- a CDS encoding vWA domain-containing protein, with the protein MNTPAKRQDQTVRSTEADVSAFLDKVKSAPRPAPGTSGRLIFALDATMSRQPTWDTACQLQGEMFQEAASIGGLKIKLVYFRGFGECRASRWFETGQELAGVMSRITCQGGHTQIRKVLSAAISAAEKEKIAAVVYVGDCMEENVDALCDKAGQLGLLGVPMFLFQEGRDQVAESAFREIARLTNGAYCPFDAGAARQLSELLKAVAVFASGGHKALTAFEKKGGQGARLLLEQLKPSS; encoded by the coding sequence ATGAATACCCCGGCGAAACGGCAGGATCAGACTGTCCGTTCGACCGAGGCCGATGTGTCCGCTTTTCTCGACAAGGTGAAGTCAGCGCCGCGCCCGGCCCCGGGTACATCCGGCCGGCTGATCTTCGCGCTCGATGCTACAATGAGCCGGCAACCCACTTGGGACACGGCTTGTCAGTTGCAGGGTGAGATGTTTCAGGAAGCCGCGTCCATTGGTGGCCTCAAGATCAAGCTTGTCTATTTCCGCGGCTTTGGCGAGTGCAGAGCCTCGCGTTGGTTTGAAACAGGGCAGGAGCTCGCCGGAGTGATGAGCCGGATTACCTGCCAAGGCGGTCACACGCAGATCCGTAAAGTACTTTCAGCTGCGATCAGCGCTGCGGAAAAAGAGAAAATTGCGGCGGTTGTTTATGTCGGCGACTGCATGGAAGAAAACGTCGACGCCCTATGTGACAAGGCAGGTCAGCTTGGCCTTCTGGGAGTGCCGATGTTTCTTTTTCAAGAAGGCCGGGATCAGGTTGCAGAGAGCGCGTTCCGCGAAATCGCCCGTTTAACCAACGGAGCTTATTGTCCGTTTGACGCCGGTGCTGCGCGTCAACTTTCCGAGCTCTTGAAGGCGGTTGCTGTTTTCGCTAGCGGTGGTCACAAGGCGCTGACTGCGTTTGAAAAGAAAGGCGGGCAGGGCGCCCGATTGTTGTTGGAGCAACTCAAGCCGTCATCATGA
- a CDS encoding adenylate/guanylate cyclase domain-containing protein: MERAKRRLAAIMCADVAHYSRLMEQDEDGTLNRLKTYRSIMSSLTARHSGRIVNTWGDAVIIEFSSVIEAVQCAVEIQNELSHKNAELPDATRMEFRIGLNLGDIMIEGDDIYGDGVNVAARLQELAPKGGIMLSQSVYDQVRTKLALGFEPLGPKQVKNVSEPVQTFSVRLGGRNSPETAGSEEDDLQDTAEPNSSGNWEKDTQAVANGFEQARRWIRSQPRRVQSCVFMIGFFFVLNLLTSGLSTLWFVWPSLPFGMMLVWHLIAGRRGDKLPIHPHRPD, translated from the coding sequence ATGGAACGGGCGAAGCGCCGTTTGGCCGCTATCATGTGTGCGGATGTTGCACACTATTCCAGGCTCATGGAGCAGGATGAAGACGGCACGCTCAATCGTCTGAAAACCTACCGCAGCATCATGTCTTCCCTCACAGCACGGCATAGTGGGCGCATCGTCAATACTTGGGGCGATGCGGTCATCATCGAGTTTTCTTCCGTGATTGAGGCGGTGCAATGCGCAGTCGAAATCCAGAACGAGCTGTCTCATAAAAACGCCGAGTTGCCGGACGCGACCCGCATGGAATTCCGGATCGGGTTGAACCTCGGCGATATCATGATTGAGGGCGATGATATCTACGGTGATGGCGTCAACGTCGCCGCACGGCTGCAGGAACTGGCCCCAAAGGGCGGCATTATGCTGTCACAATCGGTTTACGACCAGGTCCGCACAAAACTGGCGCTCGGCTTCGAGCCGCTCGGGCCAAAACAGGTCAAGAATGTCTCCGAACCTGTGCAAACTTTCTCAGTGCGCCTCGGTGGCCGGAACTCTCCTGAGACCGCTGGATCTGAAGAGGACGACTTGCAGGACACTGCTGAACCCAACAGCAGTGGCAATTGGGAAAAAGACACGCAGGCGGTGGCGAACGGATTTGAACAGGCGCGCCGATGGATCCGGTCTCAACCGAGGCGGGTCCAGTCCTGTGTTTTCATGATCGGCTTCTTCTTTGTCCTCAATTTGTTGACCTCAGGCCTGTCGACGTTGTGGTTCGTCTGGCCGTCTCTGCCGTTTGGAATGATGCTGGTCTGGCATCTGATCGCGGGGCGCCGGGGCGACAAACTCCCCATTCATCCACACCGGCCGGATTGA
- a CDS encoding adenylate/guanylate cyclase domain-containing protein has translation MVLEAPLVAADVVQWLYSDAPQLDGTLEIVSELAQRLRAGGVPVDRATTGIWIVHPNVRAEGSIWDSEGTRELRRYVPGEDADANYESSPIKRVHETKQPVRVDISNCAGTDDDFPVCQELREEGYTDYIALPMPFSDGSVKVATFATKAPKGFSGGNLSVFDSIMRPLALVCELKSLRRTAETVLNTYVGPRAGLKVLDGTTRRGEGEWIKAVISFADIRGFTRLSNSLPADKLVLFLNKYFGAMTEAVEAHGGEVLKFIGDEVMAIFPYETEEEAKSAAYNALLAARDTLKKIGEINQQKTCMVTPDMSVGIALHAGDVFYGNVGSETRLDFTVVGPAVNLAARIAELAKDLGREVLVSDNVAGLMGCRSGLFGSYHVKGFDDPVSVYSPNLTSGEKFDNCPDITVARALEEN, from the coding sequence ATGGTCCTCGAAGCGCCGCTTGTCGCGGCAGATGTGGTGCAATGGCTTTACAGCGACGCACCCCAGCTGGACGGCACTCTTGAAATCGTTAGTGAACTTGCGCAGCGGCTGCGGGCGGGTGGTGTGCCGGTCGACCGTGCGACAACGGGTATCTGGATCGTTCACCCGAACGTTCGTGCGGAAGGTTCGATCTGGGACAGCGAAGGCACACGCGAGCTCCGGCGCTATGTCCCCGGCGAAGATGCTGACGCCAATTACGAAAGCAGCCCGATCAAACGTGTTCATGAAACCAAACAGCCTGTCCGGGTCGACATCTCCAACTGCGCCGGCACCGACGATGATTTTCCGGTCTGCCAGGAACTCCGTGAAGAGGGCTACACCGATTACATCGCTCTGCCGATGCCGTTTTCAGATGGCTCGGTGAAGGTCGCGACCTTCGCGACGAAGGCACCCAAAGGCTTTTCGGGCGGTAACTTGAGTGTTTTCGATTCGATCATGCGGCCGTTGGCGCTCGTGTGCGAACTCAAATCGCTACGCCGCACTGCGGAAACCGTGCTTAATACCTATGTCGGCCCAAGGGCAGGTTTGAAGGTGCTTGATGGCACGACCCGGCGCGGGGAGGGCGAGTGGATCAAGGCTGTGATCAGCTTTGCCGATATCCGCGGATTTACCCGTCTGTCCAATAGTCTGCCTGCCGACAAGCTTGTTCTGTTCCTCAACAAATACTTCGGTGCGATGACCGAAGCCGTTGAGGCTCACGGCGGTGAGGTGCTGAAGTTCATCGGCGACGAGGTGATGGCTATCTTCCCCTACGAAACGGAAGAGGAAGCGAAGTCAGCTGCCTACAACGCCTTGTTGGCTGCACGGGACACGCTGAAGAAGATCGGAGAGATCAATCAGCAGAAAACCTGCATGGTGACACCTGACATGAGCGTCGGGATCGCTTTGCATGCAGGCGATGTATTTTATGGCAATGTCGGCAGCGAAACGCGTCTTGATTTCACTGTTGTCGGACCGGCCGTCAATCTCGCCGCGCGCATTGCGGAACTGGCCAAGGACTTGGGCCGCGAAGTGCTCGTGTCCGACAATGTTGCAGGCCTGATGGGCTGCCGCTCAGGACTGTTTGGCAGCTATCACGTGAAGGGGTTTGATGATCCGGTGTCGGTGTATTCTCCCAATCTGACGTCTGGAGAGAAGTTCGACAACTGCCCGGACATAACTGTTGCGCGGGCTTTGGAAGAAAACTGA
- a CDS encoding DnaJ domain-containing protein, which yields MIYLLLGLVLLVVFIAMMRQFVQANPARLAQSIRTYGGILLMILAGVFAVTGRFALAIPAFGFGLSLLGLAGLRNLSGYNPQKTAGQQSQVRSAMVEMELDHDTGALSGTVLAGSFQGRRLDDLTDEELQTFWQEAHQDDQSLKLVEAYLDRRLAGWREDFEPDATHRQRSASSSGPMTDEEAYQILGLSPDAGDAEIRAAHRRLMMRVHPDQGGSGFLAAKINEAKDTLLRRH from the coding sequence ATGATCTATTTGCTTCTCGGCCTTGTGCTGCTTGTCGTCTTCATTGCCATGATGCGGCAGTTCGTTCAGGCCAACCCGGCCAGGCTCGCGCAGTCTATCCGCACCTATGGCGGTATTCTCTTGATGATCCTTGCGGGTGTTTTTGCCGTTACCGGAAGGTTTGCGCTGGCGATCCCGGCGTTCGGGTTTGGGTTGTCGCTGCTTGGATTGGCCGGACTGCGGAACTTGTCGGGTTATAATCCCCAAAAGACTGCCGGGCAGCAGTCCCAGGTCCGCTCTGCCATGGTCGAAATGGAATTGGACCATGACACTGGTGCGTTATCTGGAACGGTACTTGCCGGCAGTTTCCAGGGCCGCCGGCTGGATGATCTGACAGATGAGGAGCTGCAGACGTTTTGGCAGGAAGCTCATCAGGACGATCAAAGCCTGAAGCTAGTCGAAGCTTATCTCGACCGCAGGCTTGCCGGTTGGCGTGAAGACTTCGAGCCGGATGCCACACATCGGCAGAGAAGCGCGTCGAGCTCGGGCCCCATGACAGATGAGGAGGCCTACCAGATCCTGGGGCTTTCTCCCGATGCCGGGGACGCGGAAATCCGAGCCGCGCACCGCAGGCTTATGATGCGGGTCCATCCCGACCAAGGAGGCTCCGGTTTCCTCGCGGCGAAAATCAACGAGGCGAAAGACACGCTTCTCAGAAGACATTAA
- a CDS encoding DUF1489 family protein encodes MTLHLVKLCVGADSVESLQAWIDFRVEQARAAGLGAHTTHTTRMVPTRRDALLDGGSLYWVIKGKIQARQHLLDIRPFTDDAGVKRCDLVLEPRLILTQYQPKRPFQGWRYLKAEDAPKDIRAGGDVQNMPDSMRRDLTELCLI; translated from the coding sequence ATGACCTTGCATCTTGTGAAACTCTGTGTGGGTGCTGATAGCGTCGAGAGCCTTCAGGCCTGGATCGACTTTCGCGTTGAGCAGGCGCGGGCGGCCGGGCTTGGCGCACACACCACCCATACCACGCGTATGGTGCCGACCCGGCGTGACGCGCTGCTGGATGGCGGGTCGCTCTATTGGGTCATCAAAGGAAAAATTCAGGCACGTCAGCATCTCCTGGATATTCGGCCTTTTACCGATGATGCTGGGGTGAAACGCTGCGACCTGGTGCTGGAGCCGCGGTTGATACTCACACAATATCAGCCAAAGCGGCCGTTCCAGGGGTGGCGTTATCTGAAGGCCGAAGATGCACCAAAGGATATTCGTGCCGGTGGAGATGTTCAGAACATGCCGGACAGCATGCGGCGGGATCTCACGGAGCTCTGTCTCATTTGA
- a CDS encoding globin family protein yields MTLYMKIGGRKAVLAAIPPLRDRLESDPCFDLAPLRGEFDASGDFCEFLVFLFGGSPFYDGKPVTDLLSPLCDCDDVYRRFVDHLVAVLLHGDQNEENEAELRSLMERLRPHVLAPRPTAPVLVYSVDNDQLRA; encoded by the coding sequence ATGACATTGTATATGAAAATTGGTGGCAGAAAGGCAGTCTTGGCTGCAATTCCCCCGCTCAGAGACCGACTGGAGTCCGATCCGTGTTTCGATCTTGCACCGCTGCGCGGTGAGTTCGATGCGTCGGGAGACTTTTGCGAGTTCCTGGTTTTCCTCTTCGGCGGTTCCCCGTTTTATGACGGCAAGCCTGTGACCGACCTCCTCTCGCCCCTGTGCGATTGCGACGATGTTTATCGCCGTTTCGTAGACCACCTCGTGGCGGTATTGCTTCACGGTGATCAAAACGAGGAAAACGAAGCGGAACTGCGTTCGCTCATGGAACGTCTGCGCCCACATGTTCTGGCGCCCAGGCCCACAGCTCCAGTTCTGGTCTATTCCGTAGACAACGACCAACTGCGCGCCTGA
- a CDS encoding ATP-dependent Clp protease proteolytic subunit, whose amino-acid sequence MKNYSTTVPARLDDEDEDKSKAQPSIQVDKHLFEARTVLITGPVTQDMARDVCARLLALAQVSNDPITVIVSSPGGHVESGDMIHDAIKFISPEVRILGMGWVASAGALIYVSVPKELRFCTPNTRFLLHQPSGGAGGMATDIEIQAKEIIKMRDRLNKIFADATGQPIERIEKDTDRDYWMSPEEGIDYGLVGKVVTSVNELG is encoded by the coding sequence ATGAAAAACTATTCGACCACGGTGCCTGCACGCCTCGACGATGAAGACGAGGACAAGTCCAAAGCCCAACCGTCGATCCAGGTCGACAAGCATCTGTTCGAAGCGCGCACCGTCCTGATTACAGGTCCGGTGACCCAGGACATGGCCCGTGACGTGTGCGCCCGCCTTCTGGCGCTGGCACAAGTTTCCAATGATCCGATCACCGTCATCGTGTCGTCTCCGGGCGGTCACGTTGAATCCGGTGACATGATCCACGACGCCATCAAGTTCATTTCTCCGGAAGTTCGTATTCTCGGCATGGGCTGGGTCGCAAGTGCCGGTGCCTTGATCTACGTTTCTGTGCCGAAAGAGTTGCGCTTTTGCACGCCGAACACCCGCTTCTTGTTGCACCAACCGTCCGGTGGCGCCGGCGGTATGGCGACGGACATCGAGATCCAGGCCAAGGAAATCATTAAGATGCGCGATCGTCTTAACAAGATCTTCGCGGATGCAACCGGGCAGCCGATCGAGCGTATCGAAAAAGATACAGATCGTGACTACTGGATGAGCCCGGAAGAGGGCATTGACTATGGCCTCGTCGGGAAAGTCGTGACCAGCGTCAACGAACTCGGCTGA
- a CDS encoding aldo/keto reductase yields MIFRSIRDVSIPAIGLGTWDLRGSQCAQTVSFALQNGYSHVDTAAYYENESEVGDGIRASGMNRPDLFLTTKVWWDQLAADAFSTSAETSLRKLQTDYVDLLLVHWPNPDIPLAETIGALVEAKDRGLARSIGVSNYPSALLRQAQDLAGGQLVTNQVEYHPFLSQRTLLQTTQDLGMALTAYCPIVKGRVDQEGLFRDLAEKYGKSPVQITLRWHVQQPNVIAIPKSSNPDRLKANIEIFDFELDSDEMAQISALGRPEGRLINAAWGPVWDPE; encoded by the coding sequence ATGATTTTCAGATCTATTCGTGACGTATCGATCCCGGCTATTGGGTTGGGAACCTGGGATTTGCGTGGGTCACAATGCGCGCAGACTGTGTCATTTGCTTTACAGAACGGTTACAGCCATGTGGATACGGCAGCGTATTATGAAAACGAATCTGAGGTCGGCGATGGGATTCGCGCTTCCGGTATGAACCGCCCGGACCTCTTTCTGACCACCAAGGTCTGGTGGGATCAGCTCGCAGCCGATGCATTCAGTACTTCGGCAGAAACAAGTCTTCGCAAGCTTCAAACCGATTATGTGGATCTCTTGCTCGTTCACTGGCCAAACCCCGACATACCGCTCGCGGAAACCATCGGCGCACTTGTTGAAGCGAAAGACCGCGGCCTTGCAAGGTCGATTGGTGTGTCCAATTACCCGTCCGCGCTGTTGCGGCAGGCGCAGGATCTTGCCGGTGGCCAGCTTGTGACCAACCAGGTTGAGTATCATCCTTTCTTGAGCCAGCGAACGCTCTTGCAGACGACACAGGATCTTGGAATGGCGCTGACCGCGTATTGTCCGATCGTCAAAGGGCGGGTTGATCAGGAAGGCTTGTTCCGCGATTTGGCTGAGAAGTATGGCAAGTCGCCGGTTCAGATCACATTGCGATGGCATGTGCAGCAGCCGAACGTCATCGCCATCCCAAAGAGCAGCAATCCGGATCGGCTGAAAGCCAACATTGAAATTTTTGATTTCGAGCTCGACAGCGACGAGATGGCGCAAATCAGCGCCTTGGGAAGGCCTGAGGGCCGGCTAATCAACGCCGCCTGGGGGCCTGTCTGGGATCCAGAGTGA
- a CDS encoding serine hydrolase, whose amino-acid sequence MRSSRSARMIGRLGKMLVVGTLVLCAPTVASANPKYAGIVVDAKTGKTLYAANADAYRFPASLTKIMTTYIIFEELEAGRLSMSSRLKVSKNAAAEVPSKLGLKPGSTISVKDAIGALVTKSANDVATTVAENIAGSEAAFARRMTRTARQLGMSKTTFRNAHGLPNSKQRTTARDMATLGRAIQERFPERYKLFNTRVYKYKGRNLRNHNRLLGSVKGVDGIKTGYIRASGFNLVTSVQRNNRHIVAVVMGGRTGARRNAHMTDLIGRYLHKASRGTRTAPLIASAGPVFAFDAASLKEPPLPANKPGGGIAPPATGAPVVLASAYAPVKLPEDALAANQVPAPAPAPVPGFGNEVPIPPKAVKSRFNDTFAVATSLPPIPRTSPDASITTQSISKTALLQAARQQAGIDLPVRNDEQAPSAPIPVRTVATEAIEVIPAAEVGATQTAALTQTIDASSEELAQGDADENERGDADSAAEPAIAVSGWQVQIAAAETEAQAMALLQRAEARTGNALNNRTPFTEPVEANGTTLYRARFAGFDNKSAARRACRTLKKAKFACFAIYE is encoded by the coding sequence ATGCGTTCTTCACGCTCTGCGCGAATGATTGGCCGTCTCGGCAAAATGCTTGTCGTCGGCACTCTTGTGCTCTGCGCCCCAACCGTGGCTTCGGCCAATCCTAAATATGCTGGCATCGTCGTGGATGCCAAGACCGGCAAAACCCTCTATGCGGCCAATGCGGACGCCTACCGGTTCCCGGCCTCGCTGACGAAGATCATGACGACCTACATTATCTTCGAAGAGCTTGAGGCGGGCCGGCTTTCCATGTCCAGCCGTTTGAAAGTTTCAAAAAACGCCGCTGCTGAAGTGCCGTCAAAACTCGGCTTGAAACCGGGCAGCACCATTTCGGTGAAAGATGCGATTGGTGCGCTGGTCACCAAATCGGCCAACGATGTGGCAACCACTGTTGCGGAAAACATCGCCGGTTCCGAAGCAGCATTTGCCCGACGGATGACCCGGACAGCCCGGCAACTCGGCATGTCCAAGACAACCTTCCGAAACGCACATGGTTTGCCGAACTCAAAGCAACGGACCACTGCACGTGACATGGCGACATTGGGCCGCGCCATCCAGGAGCGGTTTCCGGAGCGGTACAAGCTGTTCAATACCCGTGTCTACAAATACAAGGGCCGCAACCTGCGCAATCACAACAGACTGCTGGGCAGTGTGAAAGGCGTGGACGGGATCAAGACGGGTTATATCCGGGCATCGGGCTTCAATCTGGTCACGTCCGTTCAACGAAACAACCGTCATATCGTTGCTGTTGTCATGGGCGGCCGCACCGGCGCACGCCGAAATGCTCATATGACTGACCTGATCGGACGGTATTTGCACAAGGCGAGCCGAGGCACGCGGACTGCACCGCTGATTGCTTCGGCCGGTCCCGTTTTCGCTTTTGATGCGGCGTCCCTTAAAGAACCGCCGCTACCTGCGAATAAGCCGGGTGGTGGAATTGCACCGCCTGCAACCGGGGCGCCGGTCGTTCTTGCAAGTGCCTACGCACCGGTAAAACTTCCGGAAGACGCGCTGGCTGCCAATCAGGTCCCTGCCCCTGCTCCGGCACCGGTTCCAGGCTTTGGAAATGAAGTTCCGATCCCGCCGAAGGCCGTAAAGTCACGCTTCAATGACACGTTCGCGGTTGCAACATCTCTGCCACCGATCCCGAGAACCAGCCCGGACGCATCGATCACGACACAGTCCATTTCCAAGACGGCTCTTCTGCAGGCAGCGCGCCAGCAGGCGGGTATCGATCTGCCGGTCCGCAATGACGAGCAGGCTCCAAGCGCTCCGATCCCGGTACGCACTGTTGCAACTGAAGCCATTGAAGTCATTCCGGCGGCCGAAGTCGGTGCAACGCAGACAGCTGCACTGACGCAAACCATTGATGCGTCTTCAGAAGAGCTGGCGCAGGGCGATGCTGACGAAAATGAGCGCGGAGATGCCGATAGTGCGGCTGAACCCGCTATCGCGGTCTCTGGCTGGCAGGTGCAGATTGCTGCCGCCGAAACCGAAGCTCAGGCCATGGCCCTTCTTCAGAGAGCTGAAGCACGGACCGGCAACGCCTTGAACAACCGCACACCTTTCACAGAGCCTGTCGAGGCCAATGGCACGACGCTCTATCGCGCCCGCTTTGCCGGGTTCGACAACAAATCTGCAGCCCGTAGGGCCTGCCGTACCTTGAAAAAGGCGAAATTCGCCTGCTTCGCCATCTATGAGTAA
- a CDS encoding DUF599 domain-containing protein, with translation MHALSQLDYAAAGLFLVAWLGFNLLIDLGPLRKKTLSYAMETQRRNWMLTMATREVRIMDTAILSGLQQGTAFFASTALLAIGGSFALLDATDRILQVAGDLSIPVSDSRALWEIKVLGLMLIFAYSFFKFGWAYRLFNYASIVMGAVPERSQGDPDAIREIAGKAGELNVLAGRHFNRGQRALFFAIGFLGWFAGPIAFAILTVAVFLVLLRRQFSSKARATVMSGQLSNFSPDVRLGEYTDTGSSNPFT, from the coding sequence ATGCACGCCCTATCCCAACTCGATTATGCCGCCGCCGGCCTGTTCCTGGTAGCTTGGCTCGGTTTCAACCTGCTGATTGATCTGGGTCCGCTGCGCAAGAAAACCCTGTCATATGCGATGGAAACGCAGCGTCGGAACTGGATGCTGACCATGGCAACGCGCGAGGTCCGGATTATGGACACCGCGATCCTGTCGGGATTGCAGCAAGGCACGGCCTTCTTTGCATCAACCGCCTTGCTGGCAATCGGGGGAAGCTTTGCCCTTCTGGATGCGACAGATCGCATTCTTCAGGTCGCCGGAGATCTCTCCATCCCGGTTTCCGACAGCCGTGCTCTCTGGGAGATCAAAGTGTTGGGGCTCATGCTGATTTTTGCTTACAGCTTCTTCAAGTTTGGTTGGGCGTATCGGCTCTTCAACTACGCCAGCATCGTCATGGGCGCTGTTCCGGAGCGCAGCCAGGGCGATCCGGACGCCATTCGCGAAATTGCGGGAAAAGCAGGTGAGCTAAACGTCCTTGCCGGCCGCCACTTCAATAGAGGCCAGAGGGCGCTCTTCTTCGCCATCGGCTTTCTAGGATGGTTCGCCGGCCCGATCGCCTTCGCGATCCTGACCGTCGCCGTGTTTTTGGTGCTCCTGCGCCGTCAGTTTTCTTCCAAAGCCCGCGCAACAGTTATGTCCGGGCAGTTGTCGAACTTCTCTCCAGACGTCAGATTGGGAGAATACACCGACACCGGATCATCAAACCCCTTCACGTGA
- a CDS encoding SDR family NAD(P)-dependent oxidoreductase, translating to MDVFVTGGTGGIGSAVVKQLAQDGCQVIGLSRSDQSAEKLRRLGASAYPGDLRDPATWVERATACDAVVHLGATFSSDMGKVDRIAMLEMKKAARHRKQPLKVVYTGGIWLYPPCKAGDMLNEKTPFSPLPAFRFMTETIKTLSTGTDLALCVVHPALVCGPDFGPVAEMTAALKQSGRFETRASEHTFWPLVEVSDLARLYALVLRQTRFRMSVIGSGISGVSVDHLTSHISARHGKPLEIVTQPAPEGIDRDQDWAAGYALSQSADNTHAKRLLSWSPEHAAVEDLVISLSR from the coding sequence ATGGATGTATTCGTTACAGGTGGCACGGGCGGGATCGGCTCGGCAGTAGTCAAACAGCTCGCCCAGGACGGTTGCCAGGTCATCGGCCTGTCCAGATCCGATCAATCTGCAGAAAAACTGCGCCGCCTCGGCGCCTCAGCTTATCCCGGCGATCTGCGGGATCCGGCCACGTGGGTTGAGCGGGCAACAGCATGCGATGCTGTTGTCCACCTCGGAGCGACCTTCTCGTCCGACATGGGCAAGGTCGACCGGATCGCCATGCTGGAGATGAAAAAAGCCGCGCGGCACCGCAAACAACCGCTCAAAGTTGTTTATACCGGTGGGATTTGGCTGTACCCGCCCTGCAAGGCAGGAGACATGCTCAATGAGAAAACGCCGTTTTCACCGCTGCCTGCCTTTCGGTTCATGACAGAGACCATCAAGACGCTCTCCACAGGAACAGACCTCGCGCTTTGCGTGGTCCACCCTGCCCTTGTGTGCGGACCAGATTTTGGTCCGGTTGCAGAAATGACAGCTGCCTTGAAACAGAGCGGGAGGTTTGAAACCCGGGCCTCGGAACACACGTTTTGGCCGCTGGTTGAAGTATCCGACCTTGCCCGGCTCTACGCGCTGGTGTTGCGTCAGACCCGATTCCGCATGTCCGTCATAGGCAGTGGTATCTCCGGCGTCTCCGTAGACCATCTTACAAGCCATATCTCAGCTCGTCATGGCAAGCCTCTGGAAATCGTTACGCAGCCGGCCCCGGAAGGTATTGATCGCGATCAGGACTGGGCCGCCGGCTACGCTCTGTCCCAATCTGCAGACAACACACATGCGAAACGGCTTCTTTCCTGGTCTCCGGAGCACGCCGCAGTCGAGGATCTGGTGATCTCGCTTTCCAGATAA
- a CDS encoding YdcF family protein, with translation MFFYLSKIAAFFIQPSNFLIALVVVGLIVSMGTRLQKWGRRFIWVGALGLVICGFSPAANLLIQPLEDRFSRPAELGSFNGVIILGGAVDTVVTGARGETALTVSGERLTIAARLAKQLPEALIIHTGGQGTIITGQATESEGASRLFDDFGIASQRIILEDESRNTWENAVLTKELVDPKPGQTWLLVTSAYHMPRSMGVFEAAGWTGVTAYPVDYRTRGGADWGLGFDGASKGLRRLDIGVREWIGLTVYWMTGRSSALFPGPGFS, from the coding sequence ATGTTCTTTTATCTTTCCAAGATTGCAGCGTTTTTCATTCAGCCGTCCAATTTCCTGATTGCGCTTGTTGTGGTCGGCCTGATTGTATCGATGGGAACGCGGCTTCAAAAGTGGGGGCGGCGGTTCATTTGGGTTGGCGCACTTGGCCTCGTCATTTGCGGGTTTTCTCCGGCAGCAAACTTGTTGATCCAGCCTTTGGAAGACAGGTTTTCAAGACCGGCTGAGCTCGGGTCTTTCAACGGCGTTATCATTTTGGGCGGCGCGGTCGATACGGTGGTCACGGGTGCGCGCGGTGAGACGGCTTTGACCGTTTCCGGGGAGCGGTTGACCATCGCTGCCCGGCTTGCCAAGCAGCTCCCTGAAGCCTTGATCATTCATACCGGCGGCCAGGGGACAATCATCACGGGGCAGGCGACGGAATCCGAAGGGGCGTCGCGCCTGTTTGACGATTTCGGTATCGCTTCACAACGCATAATTTTGGAAGACGAATCCCGGAACACCTGGGAGAACGCTGTTCTCACGAAAGAGCTGGTCGATCCAAAGCCGGGACAGACCTGGCTTTTGGTGACCTCGGCGTACCATATGCCCCGATCCATGGGGGTTTTTGAAGCTGCCGGATGGACCGGCGTAACAGCCTATCCTGTTGACTACCGAACCCGCGGTGGCGCGGATTGGGGACTCGGCTTTGATGGTGCGTCCAAAGGGTTGCGCCGCCTGGACATTGGTGTTCGGGAGTGGATCGGCCTAACGGTTTATTGGATGACTGGCCGCAGCAGTGCCTTGTTTCCAGGCCCGGGTTTTTCTTAA
- a CDS encoding ACT domain-containing protein: MTGETDLQNLISHMRPMLDPKPYVFCTFATKSLVELAEYEPIGLFSETEGMTAILPLERARELELVEAEWFRRITLTVHSSLEAVGLTAAVARALAEEGIPANVVAAFFHDHVFVPEERAEDALNALRTLAETQ, translated from the coding sequence ATGACCGGTGAAACCGACCTCCAAAACCTGATCTCCCATATGCGGCCAATGCTTGATCCCAAGCCGTATGTGTTCTGCACGTTTGCAACGAAGAGCCTCGTTGAACTCGCTGAGTACGAACCGATCGGTCTTTTTTCCGAGACGGAGGGCATGACGGCCATTCTCCCGCTGGAACGGGCACGGGAGCTCGAACTGGTTGAGGCAGAATGGTTCCGCAGGATCACTCTGACAGTGCATTCGTCGCTAGAGGCGGTTGGTTTGACGGCAGCTGTTGCCAGAGCTTTGGCGGAGGAGGGTATCCCGGCAAACGTGGTTGCGGCGTTTTTTCACGACCATGTTTTTGTTCCAGAAGAACGGGCGGAAGATGCGCTGAACGCTTTGAGAACGCTTGCTGAAACGCAGTGA